In the Emys orbicularis isolate rEmyOrb1 chromosome 3, rEmyOrb1.hap1, whole genome shotgun sequence genome, one interval contains:
- the HMGN3 gene encoding high mobility group nucleosome-binding domain-containing protein 3 isoform X2, producing MPKRKSPEGAEGKDAAKITKQEPTRRSARLSAKPAPPKPEPKPRKTTKKEPGTKANKGAKGKKDEKQEAAKEGTTPSENGENKAEEIRISRSTVSVSTSRGAPPSTLSVKGQIETVKVKGTEN from the exons TCTCCAGAGGGTGCTGAGGGCAAGGATGCAGCAAAAATAACTAAACAAGAG ccCACAAGACGATCGGCAAGATTGTCAGCT AAACCTGCTCCACCAAAACCTGAACCCAAACCAAGGAAAACCACAAAG AAGGAACCCGGAACAAAGGCTAACAAAGGTGCTAAAGGAAAGAAGGATGAAAAACAAGAAGCTGCAAAGGAAGGTACTACACCATCTGAAAATGGTGAAAATAAAGCTGAAGAG ATTCGCATCTCTCGCTCAACTGTTAGTGTTTCAACATCCAGAGGTGCCCCACCCAGCACACTGTCAGTAAAAGGGCAGATTGAAACAGTGAAAGTTAAGG GCACAGAGAACTGA
- the HMGN3 gene encoding high mobility group nucleosome-binding domain-containing protein 3 isoform X1 gives MPKRKSPEGAEGKDAAKITKQEPTRRSARLSAKPAPPKPEPKPRKTTKKEPGTKANKGAKGKKDEKQEAAKEGTTPSENGENKAEEIRISRSTVSVSTSRGAPPSTLSVKGQIETVKVKGTVEHSACVQ, from the exons TCTCCAGAGGGTGCTGAGGGCAAGGATGCAGCAAAAATAACTAAACAAGAG ccCACAAGACGATCGGCAAGATTGTCAGCT AAACCTGCTCCACCAAAACCTGAACCCAAACCAAGGAAAACCACAAAG AAGGAACCCGGAACAAAGGCTAACAAAGGTGCTAAAGGAAAGAAGGATGAAAAACAAGAAGCTGCAAAGGAAGGTACTACACCATCTGAAAATGGTGAAAATAAAGCTGAAGAG ATTCGCATCTCTCGCTCAACTGTTAGTGTTTCAACATCCAGAGGTGCCCCACCCAGCACACTGTCAGTAAAAGGGCAGATTGAAACAGTGAAAGTTAAGGGTACGGTAGAGCATTCTGCATGTGTGCAGTGA